One stretch of Streptomyces sp. NBC_01142 DNA includes these proteins:
- a CDS encoding riboflavin synthase — translation MFTGIVEELGEVTAVENLGDSYRFRLRGPVVTEGAKHGDSIAVNGVCLTVVDFGEGEFTADVMAETLNRSSLGALETGSRVNLERPMAVGGRLGGHIVQGHVDNVGTVLERKPSENWEIVKVSLPADLTRYVVEKGSITVDGVSLTVVDAGPDYFTISLIPTTLALTTLGIKQPGDPVNLEVDVIAKYVERLLGADAAGSRETAE, via the coding sequence GTGTTCACCGGAATCGTCGAAGAGCTGGGTGAGGTCACCGCCGTAGAGAATCTCGGCGACTCCTACCGCTTCCGACTGCGCGGCCCCGTCGTCACCGAAGGGGCGAAGCACGGCGACTCGATCGCCGTCAACGGCGTCTGCCTCACCGTCGTCGACTTCGGCGAAGGCGAGTTCACCGCCGATGTGATGGCCGAGACACTCAACCGCTCCAGCCTCGGCGCGCTCGAGACCGGGTCCCGCGTCAACCTCGAGCGGCCGATGGCCGTCGGAGGCCGGCTCGGCGGGCACATCGTCCAGGGACATGTCGACAACGTCGGCACCGTCCTTGAGCGCAAGCCGTCGGAGAACTGGGAGATCGTCAAGGTCTCCCTCCCCGCCGACCTGACCCGCTACGTCGTCGAGAAGGGTTCGATCACCGTCGACGGCGTGAGCCTCACGGTCGTCGACGCGGGCCCCGACTACTTCACCATCAGCCTCATCCCCACGACCCTCGCGCTGACCACGCTCGGCATCAAGCAGCCGGGCGACCCGGTCAACCTCGAGGTCGACGTCATCGCCAAGTACGTCGAGCGGCTGCTCGGCGCCGACGCCGCGGGCAGCAGGGAGACGGCCGAGTGA
- a CDS encoding bifunctional 3,4-dihydroxy-2-butanone-4-phosphate synthase/GTP cyclohydrolase II — protein MTALPAWYSTDNVEDLSLDPVEQAIRDIAAGRPVVVVDDEDRENEGDLVIAAEKATPEIVAFMMSECRGLICAPMEGEELERLDLPQMVERNTESMRTAFTVSVDAGPAHGVTTGISAADRATTLRMLAGGECEPADFVRPGHIFPLRAKPGGVLVRNGHTEAAVDLARLAGLRPAGAIVEIAGEDGVMLRLPELIPFARKHGLTIISIEDLIAYRRSSEPTVKREAEVNLPTAHGLFTAYGYRSTVDGIEHVALVHGEIGDGENVLVRVHSECLTGDIFHSQRCDCGPQLQASMEDINRAGRGIVVYLRGHEGRGIGLLSKLRAYELQERGRDTLDANLELGLPADARDYAAGAQILQDLGVRSLRLMTNNPDKITALVRYGLTVHGREPMPVQAGEHNLRYLRTKRDRMGHDLPWLDAAGVSTCGNQ, from the coding sequence ATGACTGCACTGCCCGCCTGGTACTCCACCGACAACGTCGAGGATCTCTCCCTCGACCCGGTGGAGCAGGCCATCCGCGACATCGCCGCAGGCCGGCCCGTTGTGGTCGTCGACGACGAGGACCGCGAGAACGAGGGAGACCTCGTCATCGCGGCCGAGAAGGCCACGCCCGAGATCGTCGCCTTCATGATGAGCGAGTGCCGCGGCCTGATCTGCGCCCCCATGGAGGGCGAGGAGCTGGAGCGGCTCGACCTGCCGCAGATGGTCGAGCGCAACACCGAGTCGATGCGGACGGCCTTCACCGTCTCCGTCGACGCGGGCCCGGCCCACGGCGTGACCACCGGCATCTCCGCCGCCGACCGCGCCACGACCCTGCGCATGCTGGCCGGCGGCGAGTGCGAGCCGGCCGACTTCGTACGGCCCGGCCATATCTTCCCTCTCCGCGCCAAGCCCGGCGGCGTGCTCGTGCGCAACGGCCACACGGAGGCCGCGGTCGACCTGGCCCGGCTCGCGGGCCTGCGCCCGGCCGGTGCGATCGTCGAGATCGCGGGCGAGGACGGGGTGATGCTGCGGCTGCCCGAGCTGATCCCCTTCGCCCGCAAGCACGGCCTGACGATCATCTCCATCGAGGACCTGATCGCCTACCGTCGCTCCTCCGAGCCGACCGTCAAGCGCGAGGCCGAGGTCAACCTCCCCACCGCGCACGGCCTGTTCACCGCCTACGGCTACCGCTCCACCGTCGACGGCATCGAGCACGTCGCGCTCGTCCACGGCGAGATCGGCGACGGCGAGAACGTGCTGGTGCGCGTCCACTCCGAGTGCCTGACCGGCGACATCTTCCACTCGCAGCGCTGCGACTGCGGCCCCCAGCTGCAGGCCTCCATGGAGGACATCAACCGGGCCGGCCGCGGCATCGTCGTCTATCTGCGCGGCCACGAGGGCCGCGGCATCGGGCTGCTGTCCAAGCTGCGCGCGTACGAACTGCAGGAGCGCGGCCGCGACACCCTCGACGCCAATCTCGAACTCGGGCTGCCCGCCGACGCCCGCGACTACGCCGCGGGCGCGCAGATCCTCCAGGACCTCGGCGTACGCAGCCTGCGGCTGATGACCAACAACCCCGACAAGATCACCGCGCTTGTCCGGTACGGCCTCACGGTCCACGGCCGCGAGCCGATGCCGGTCCAGGCGGGCGAGCACAATCTCCGGTATCTGCGCACCAAGCGGGACCGGATGGGACACGACCTGCCCTGGCTCGACGCCGCCGGCGTGTCCACCTGCGGCAACCAGTAG
- the ribD gene encoding bifunctional diaminohydroxyphosphoribosylaminopyrimidine deaminase/5-amino-6-(5-phosphoribosylamino)uracil reductase RibD — MRRAIRLAARGLGSTSPNPVVGCVILDASGQPAGAGFHQRAGGPHAEVHALRDAGERARGGTAYVTLEPCNHTGRTGPCAQALIDAGIARVVHAVSDPNPQATGGADTLRAAGVEVEQGLLADEAEAGNIAWLTSVRLGRPYVLWKYAATLDGRIAAQDGTSRWISSPASRADVHRLRAEADAVIVGSGTARADDPHLAVRGIEGAVQPLRVVVDTNAGAVKPGARVLDDAADTLVAVAEDVAYEDTAYLPEVVRLQRTATGLDILELLGVLHRRGVRSVLLEGGPTLAGAFVAAGAVDKVVGYLAPVLLGAGPAALADAAITTLTEALRLDVTETVRIGSDLRITAVPVTPAPKEH, encoded by the coding sequence ATGCGCCGGGCGATTCGGCTCGCCGCCCGCGGACTCGGTTCCACCAGCCCCAACCCGGTCGTCGGGTGCGTCATTCTCGATGCCTCCGGACAGCCCGCCGGCGCGGGCTTCCACCAGCGCGCGGGCGGCCCGCACGCCGAGGTCCACGCCCTGCGCGACGCCGGAGAGCGCGCCCGCGGCGGCACGGCGTACGTCACCCTCGAACCCTGCAACCACACCGGCCGCACCGGCCCCTGCGCCCAGGCACTCATCGACGCCGGGATCGCCCGGGTCGTCCACGCGGTGAGCGACCCGAACCCGCAGGCCACAGGCGGCGCGGACACCCTGCGCGCGGCCGGGGTCGAGGTGGAGCAGGGGCTCCTCGCCGACGAGGCGGAAGCGGGCAACATCGCCTGGCTCACCTCCGTACGCCTGGGCCGCCCCTATGTGCTGTGGAAGTACGCCGCCACCCTCGACGGCCGTATCGCGGCGCAGGACGGCACCAGCCGCTGGATCAGCTCGCCCGCATCCCGCGCCGACGTCCACCGGCTGCGCGCCGAGGCCGACGCGGTGATCGTCGGCTCCGGCACCGCCCGCGCCGACGACCCGCACCTCGCGGTACGCGGCATCGAAGGAGCGGTGCAGCCGCTCCGGGTGGTCGTCGACACCAACGCCGGCGCCGTGAAGCCCGGCGCGCGGGTCCTGGACGACGCCGCGGACACGCTCGTCGCGGTCGCCGAGGACGTCGCGTACGAGGACACCGCGTATCTGCCGGAGGTCGTACGCCTCCAGCGCACCGCCACCGGCCTCGACATCCTCGAACTGCTCGGCGTCCTGCACCGCAGGGGCGTCCGTTCCGTCCTCCTCGAAGGCGGCCCCACCCTGGCCGGCGCCTTCGTCGCCGCGGGCGCCGTCGACAAGGTCGTCGGCTATCTCGCCCCCGTACTGCTCGGCGCGGGCCCGGCCGCCCTCGCCGACGCCGCAATCACCACCCTTACCGAAGCGTTGCGGCTCGACGTCACCGAGACCGTCCGCATCGGCTCCGATCTCCGTATCACCGCCGTCCCTGTCACTCCTGCCCCGAAGGAGCACTGA
- a CDS encoding SDR family oxidoreductase, which translates to MTSILVTGGTGTLGSAVSTRLRERGHEVRVLSRHSPPYAVDLRDGTGLDTAVEGVDAIVHCASTPRGGDDTAAALLLDAARRAGVPHLLYISIVGVDRLPLGYYGMKHRVERMIEEAGASGPGWTILRTTQFHDLVFRLVAGAARLPVLPLPAGVSIQPIDTGEVAGRLAELATGAPAGRVEDMGGPEIRPLGDLARAYLRARGRRRPVLPVRLAGKAYAGYRSGAHLTPGHVVGKVTFEQFLERRLR; encoded by the coding sequence ATGACCTCGATCCTGGTGACAGGCGGTACCGGAACCCTGGGCAGTGCCGTGAGCACCCGGCTGCGCGAGCGCGGACACGAGGTACGGGTACTCAGCCGCCACTCCCCGCCGTACGCCGTCGATCTGCGCGACGGCACCGGCCTGGACACGGCGGTCGAGGGCGTGGACGCGATCGTCCACTGCGCCTCCACTCCACGCGGCGGCGACGACACGGCAGCGGCGCTGCTGCTCGATGCGGCACGGCGGGCCGGGGTCCCCCACCTCCTCTACATCTCGATCGTCGGCGTGGACCGGCTGCCGCTCGGCTACTACGGCATGAAGCACAGGGTGGAGCGGATGATCGAGGAGGCCGGCGCCTCCGGGCCCGGCTGGACGATCCTGCGGACGACCCAGTTCCACGACCTGGTGTTCCGTCTGGTGGCGGGGGCGGCCCGGCTGCCTGTGCTGCCGCTGCCCGCGGGGGTGAGCATCCAGCCCATCGACACCGGTGAAGTAGCCGGCCGGCTGGCCGAGTTGGCCACCGGCGCTCCGGCGGGCCGGGTCGAGGACATGGGCGGTCCCGAGATCCGTCCGCTCGGCGATCTGGCGCGCGCCTACCTCCGCGCGCGCGGCCGCCGCCGTCCGGTGCTGCCGGTGCGGCTGGCCGGCAAGGCGTACGCGGGCTACCGCAGTGGTGCGCATCTGACACCGGGCCACGTCGTCGGGAAGGTCACTTTCGAGCAGTTCCTGGAGCGGCGCCTCCGCTGA
- the ribH gene encoding 6,7-dimethyl-8-ribityllumazine synthase, whose translation MSGKGAPELSVRNCGDLRVAVIAAQWHEKVMDGLVDGALRALHELGIDEPTLLRVPGSFELPVVAKVLAGRGYDAIVALGVVIRGGTPHFEYVCQGVTNGLTQVTVDTGVPIGFGLLTCDTEEQALDRAGLEGSNEDKGHEAVTAAVATAATLRTVSEPWR comes from the coding sequence ATGAGCGGCAAGGGTGCACCCGAACTGTCCGTCCGCAACTGCGGCGATCTGCGGGTGGCGGTGATCGCGGCCCAGTGGCACGAGAAGGTCATGGACGGACTCGTCGACGGCGCGCTGCGCGCGCTGCACGAGCTGGGTATCGACGAGCCGACGCTGCTGCGCGTCCCCGGCAGCTTCGAGCTGCCGGTGGTCGCCAAGGTGCTGGCCGGCCGCGGCTACGACGCGATCGTCGCGCTCGGCGTCGTCATCCGTGGCGGCACACCGCACTTCGAGTATGTGTGCCAGGGCGTCACCAACGGCCTCACCCAGGTCACCGTGGACACCGGTGTCCCGATCGGATTCGGCCTCCTGACCTGCGACACCGAGGAGCAGGCGCTCGACCGGGCCGGCCTCGAGGGGTCGAACGAGGACAAGGGCCACGAGGCGGTCACCGCCGCCGTCGCCACCGCCGCCACGCTGCGCACCGTCAGCGAACCCTGGCGCTGA
- a CDS encoding ROK family transcriptional regulator codes for MPASPSTARAINDRLALRLLQQEGPLTAGQLKTKTGLSRPTVADLVERLQESGLIQVVGESGAERRGPNARLYGIVADRAHLAALDVRTQSVSVVVADLLGVTLAEASLPIGSDTGTEPAVERAVALLERTAEAAGAARLHSVGIGAPGLIDPVTGELRDTSGLPAWHRRLVAALQERLPARVVVENETNMAAVAEQRLGAAHDRDTFVFLWLGHGVGAALFLDGRLRRGASGGAGEIGFLPVPGTAGVPSAVDCDGGFHSLAGAAAICALAAQYGIEGTDSQEPLAAGLVGAAVTAGRGDFLDALSRRLALGVAAVAAVLDPGCVVLGGEVGHAGGADLAGRVQARLAELSPLHTEVRAGKLGGAAVLSGALLSAREAAQEELFAPGAGMRAVLG; via the coding sequence ATGCCCGCATCCCCGAGTACCGCCCGGGCCATCAACGACAGGCTCGCCCTCCGACTGCTCCAGCAGGAGGGCCCGTTGACGGCAGGGCAGCTGAAGACCAAGACCGGACTCTCCCGTCCCACCGTCGCCGACCTGGTGGAGCGGTTGCAGGAATCCGGTCTGATCCAGGTCGTCGGCGAGTCGGGCGCGGAGCGCCGCGGTCCCAACGCCCGGCTGTACGGGATCGTCGCCGACCGCGCGCACCTCGCCGCCCTCGACGTACGCACGCAGAGCGTGAGCGTCGTCGTCGCCGATCTGCTCGGGGTCACCCTCGCCGAGGCCTCGCTGCCCATCGGCAGCGACACCGGCACCGAGCCCGCCGTCGAGCGGGCGGTCGCCCTGCTCGAGCGCACGGCCGAGGCGGCGGGTGCGGCCCGGCTGCACAGCGTCGGCATCGGCGCGCCCGGCCTGATCGACCCGGTCACCGGAGAGCTGCGCGACACCAGTGGCCTGCCCGCGTGGCACCGCCGGCTCGTCGCCGCCCTGCAGGAGCGGCTGCCCGCCAGGGTCGTCGTCGAGAACGAGACGAATATGGCGGCCGTCGCGGAACAGCGGCTCGGCGCGGCCCACGACCGCGACACGTTCGTCTTCCTGTGGCTCGGCCACGGGGTCGGAGCGGCCCTCTTCCTGGACGGCAGGCTCCGCCGCGGCGCGTCGGGCGGCGCGGGAGAGATCGGCTTCCTGCCCGTACCCGGCACGGCGGGCGTGCCGTCCGCTGTCGACTGCGACGGCGGCTTCCACTCGCTGGCCGGAGCCGCCGCGATCTGCGCGCTCGCCGCCCAGTACGGAATCGAGGGGACGGACTCCCAGGAGCCCCTGGCCGCAGGGCTCGTAGGGGCAGCCGTGACGGCAGGCCGGGGCGACTTCCTCGATGCCCTCTCCCGCCGCCTCGCCCTCGGTGTGGCTGCGGTCGCCGCCGTGCTCGACCCGGGCTGTGTGGTGCTGGGCGGGGAGGTCGGCCACGCGGGCGGTGCCGACCTGGCCGGCCGGGTGCAGGCGCGGCTGGCCGAACTCTCGCCGCTGCACACGGAGGTACGGGCAGGGAAGCTGGGGGGCGCCGCGGTCCTGAGCGGTGCCCTGCTCAGCGCGCGCGAAGCGGCCCAGGAAGAGCTCTTCGCCCCAGGGGCGGGGATGCGGGCAGTTCTCGGGTGA
- a CDS encoding DUF5995 family protein: MAQTEQFATRDARDRSPVESVVERMHSFRSSWPATDGVAVFNRVYLAVTEEIGRHIEGGAFPDRQAAVTLDVLFARRYLTAVDTAASGRRPPACWRPLFQYRRHPGVRPVQFALAGINAHIGHDLALAVVDSCHALGCAPADLEGEFDRVGDILVLLEERIREDLMPGPDLLEIADPLTHLLGSWSLERARDGAWSAARLLWGVRELPDLAEEFTERLDTGVGLVGRCLLTPWPAPLNGPAVYGSLPGM, encoded by the coding sequence ATGGCGCAGACCGAACAGTTCGCAACGCGGGACGCCCGCGACCGCTCCCCGGTCGAATCCGTGGTGGAGCGCATGCACTCGTTCCGCTCCAGCTGGCCCGCCACGGACGGGGTTGCGGTCTTCAACCGGGTCTATCTGGCGGTGACGGAGGAGATCGGGCGGCACATCGAGGGCGGGGCCTTCCCCGACCGGCAGGCCGCTGTCACGCTGGACGTTCTCTTCGCCCGGCGCTATCTGACCGCCGTGGATACGGCGGCCTCGGGTCGCCGGCCGCCCGCCTGCTGGCGGCCGCTGTTCCAGTACCGGCGCCATCCCGGTGTACGGCCGGTGCAGTTCGCCCTGGCCGGCATCAACGCGCATATCGGGCACGATCTGGCGCTCGCGGTGGTGGACTCCTGTCATGCGCTGGGCTGCGCACCGGCCGACCTGGAGGGTGAGTTCGACCGCGTGGGCGACATCCTCGTCCTGCTGGAGGAGCGCATCCGCGAGGATCTGATGCCGGGCCCCGATCTGCTGGAGATCGCCGATCCGCTGACCCATCTCCTCGGCTCCTGGAGCCTCGAGCGGGCCCGCGACGGCGCCTGGTCGGCGGCGCGGCTGCTGTGGGGTGTCCGGGAACTACCTGACCTGGCCGAGGAGTTCACCGAGCGGCTGGACACCGGAGTCGGCCTGGTCGGGCGCTGTCTGCTCACGCCCTGGCCCGCGCCGCTCAACGGCCCTGCGGTATACGGCAGTTTGCCCGGTATGTGA
- a CDS encoding MFS transporter, with amino-acid sequence MPSEVIFGRSQLKRARFAVAAVFCVHGAVTGSFATRIPWIQDHAAVSAGQLGLALAFPALGASVAMPLAGAVSHRFGARNALRGLTALWTLSLVLPSLAPNVLTLCAALFVYGATAGMSDVAMNALGVETENRLDRSIMSGLHGMWSAGALIGSAGGMLAAHLGSDARLHHALAAATLTALGLIACQGVLDLRSTPGEEPPPRFALPPRSAVVIGAVGFCAVFAEGASLDWSAVYLRDVLDTSAGLAAASTTAFALTMTVARLAGDRIVDRFGPVRTVRVGGVLATVGGLLVVVAPHPAVAMGGFALIGLGVAVVVPLAFAAAGRSGPHPSQAIAGVATITYTSGLIAPAAIGAVADTTSLVMSFALVTALALGLTVGAGVLRSAGRESAKVSAADTAVPDRQS; translated from the coding sequence ATGCCGAGCGAAGTGATCTTCGGTAGGAGCCAGTTGAAGCGGGCGCGGTTCGCGGTCGCCGCCGTCTTCTGTGTGCACGGCGCGGTCACCGGCAGCTTCGCCACGCGTATCCCCTGGATCCAGGACCATGCCGCGGTCAGCGCGGGCCAGCTCGGCCTCGCGCTCGCCTTCCCCGCGCTCGGCGCCTCCGTGGCGATGCCGCTGGCCGGGGCGGTCAGCCACCGCTTCGGCGCCCGCAACGCACTGCGCGGACTGACAGCACTGTGGACCCTCTCGCTGGTCCTGCCGTCCCTCGCCCCGAACGTACTGACGCTCTGCGCGGCGCTGTTCGTGTACGGCGCCACGGCGGGAATGTCGGACGTGGCGATGAACGCCCTGGGCGTCGAGACCGAGAACCGTCTCGACCGCTCGATCATGTCCGGTCTGCACGGCATGTGGAGCGCCGGTGCGCTGATCGGTTCGGCCGGCGGCATGCTCGCCGCCCATCTGGGCAGCGACGCCCGGCTGCACCACGCCCTCGCGGCCGCGACCCTGACAGCGCTCGGGCTGATCGCCTGTCAGGGCGTACTGGATCTGCGCAGCACCCCCGGCGAGGAGCCGCCGCCACGTTTCGCGCTGCCGCCCAGGTCGGCGGTCGTGATCGGCGCGGTCGGGTTCTGCGCCGTGTTCGCGGAAGGCGCGTCCCTGGACTGGTCGGCGGTGTATCTGCGAGACGTACTGGACACCTCGGCCGGTCTCGCGGCCGCTTCCACCACCGCATTCGCGCTGACCATGACGGTGGCGCGGCTCGCCGGCGACCGGATCGTGGACCGCTTCGGCCCGGTGCGCACGGTACGGGTGGGCGGTGTGCTGGCCACGGTGGGCGGCCTGCTGGTGGTCGTGGCGCCCCATCCGGCTGTGGCCATGGGCGGGTTCGCGCTCATCGGGCTCGGTGTCGCCGTCGTCGTGCCGCTCGCGTTCGCCGCGGCCGGGCGCAGCGGCCCCCATCCCAGCCAGGCCATCGCGGGCGTCGCCACCATCACGTACACCTCGGGGCTGATCGCCCCCGCGGCGATCGGCGCGGTCGCCGACACGACGAGCCTGGTGATGTCGTTCGCCCTGGTGACGGCACTCGCACTCGGCCTGACGGTGGGCGCGGGGGTGCTGCGCTCGGCCGGGCGGGAGAGTGCGAAGGTCAGCGCTGCGGACACAGCGGTTCCCGACCGGCAGTCCTGA
- a CDS encoding uracil-xanthine permease family protein, whose translation MTLGVRWTLHGDGRTPAPGAVVRPDERLTWPRTAGLGAQHVVAMFGASFVAPVLMGLDPNLAIMMSGVATVIFLLATRGQVPSYLGCSLSFVGVAATIRASGGDSATVTGAVFVVGAALFLAGLAVQRFGARIIHAAMPPIVTGAVVMLIGFNLAPVTASTYWPQDQWTALLVMLFTGLAVVCLRGFFSRIAIFLGLIFGYLLSWVLDRIFGRINSPVGGAEAVDHWRLDLSGVGKADWIGLPSFHAPSFEWSAILVALPVVIALIAENAGHVKAVGEMTGASLDDKLGTAIAADGAGSMLSTAVGGPPNTTYSENIGVMAATRVYSTAAYWAAAGFALLFGLCPKFGAVVAAIPGGVLGGITVILYGMIGLLGAQIWISAGVDLRNPLNLVPAAAGIIIGVGGVSLKITDNFELSGIALGTIVVITGYHVLRAFAPAHMKEQGPLLDAGTSTYDSGSGPGAGSGSGPGAGSGSGSGSGSEPQTP comes from the coding sequence GTGACACTCGGCGTGCGCTGGACCCTGCACGGCGACGGGCGGACCCCCGCTCCCGGAGCCGTGGTACGCCCCGACGAGCGGCTGACCTGGCCGCGTACGGCGGGACTCGGCGCCCAGCACGTCGTAGCGATGTTCGGCGCGTCCTTCGTTGCGCCGGTCCTCATGGGCCTGGACCCCAACCTCGCGATCATGATGTCCGGTGTCGCGACGGTGATCTTCCTGCTGGCCACCCGGGGCCAGGTTCCCAGCTACCTCGGCTGCTCGCTCTCCTTCGTCGGCGTGGCCGCGACGATCCGGGCCTCGGGGGGCGACAGCGCCACCGTCACCGGCGCGGTCTTCGTCGTCGGCGCCGCACTCTTCCTCGCGGGCCTCGCCGTGCAGCGCTTCGGCGCACGGATCATCCATGCCGCGATGCCGCCGATCGTGACCGGCGCGGTGGTCATGCTCATCGGCTTCAATCTGGCGCCGGTGACGGCGTCGACGTACTGGCCGCAGGACCAGTGGACCGCCCTGCTGGTGATGCTGTTCACCGGACTGGCCGTGGTCTGTCTGCGCGGCTTCTTCTCCCGTATCGCGATCTTCCTCGGGCTGATCTTCGGCTATCTGCTCTCCTGGGTCCTCGACAGGATCTTCGGCAGGATCAACTCCCCGGTGGGCGGCGCCGAGGCCGTCGACCACTGGCGGCTCGACCTCTCCGGTGTCGGCAAGGCCGACTGGATCGGACTGCCGTCCTTCCACGCGCCGAGCTTCGAATGGTCGGCGATCCTGGTCGCACTGCCGGTCGTCATCGCGCTGATCGCCGAGAACGCCGGACACGTCAAGGCCGTCGGCGAGATGACCGGTGCGTCGCTCGACGACAAGCTGGGCACGGCGATCGCGGCCGACGGAGCGGGGTCCATGCTCTCCACCGCCGTCGGCGGCCCGCCCAACACCACGTACTCCGAGAACATCGGCGTCATGGCCGCCACCCGCGTCTACTCCACCGCCGCCTACTGGGCGGCCGCCGGCTTCGCTCTCCTCTTCGGTCTCTGCCCGAAGTTCGGCGCGGTCGTGGCCGCGATCCCCGGCGGCGTCCTCGGCGGCATCACCGTGATCCTGTACGGCATGATCGGCCTGCTCGGCGCCCAGATCTGGATCAGCGCCGGGGTGGATCTGCGCAATCCGCTGAATCTGGTGCCGGCCGCTGCGGGCATCATCATCGGCGTCGGCGGTGTCAGCCTGAAGATCACGGACAACTTCGAGCTCAGCGGTATCGCGCTCGGCACGATCGTCGTCATCACCGGATACCACGTGCTGCGCGCCTTCGCCCCGGCCCATATGAAGGAGCAGGGGCCACTGCTGGACGCGGGCACCTCGACGTACGACTCCGGCTCCGGTCCGGGCGCGGGCTCCGGTTCCGGTCCGGGCGCGGGCTCCGGCTCCGGCTCCGGCTCCGGCTCCGAGCCACAGACCCCCTGA
- a CDS encoding nicotinamide mononucleotide transporter family protein — protein sequence MSALSWLNAEAFSVLDQRIIWSDMIGNTIGLVALALGWLRSIWTWPAQLLSGIVLVAANLSVQQAGGVGKQMVVIAVAVWGWQQWTRGRQQAQNGSIAVRFATWRERGYLLGGAALGTLAVGGLFTAYPSLSWSPWADAYIFVGTLVAMIAQARGMVEFWFAWLLVDLVGVPLNFSGGLAFSGLIYVVYGALVLWGLRDWWLRSRASVKPALEGAAA from the coding sequence GTGAGCGCCCTGTCCTGGCTGAACGCGGAGGCCTTCTCGGTCCTCGACCAGCGCATCATCTGGTCCGACATGATCGGCAACACGATCGGTCTCGTCGCCCTGGCCCTCGGCTGGCTGCGATCGATCTGGACCTGGCCCGCCCAGCTCCTGTCCGGAATCGTGCTGGTCGCGGCGAACCTCTCGGTGCAGCAGGCGGGCGGCGTCGGCAAGCAGATGGTGGTCATCGCCGTCGCCGTCTGGGGCTGGCAGCAGTGGACCCGCGGCCGGCAGCAGGCCCAGAACGGCTCCATCGCCGTCCGCTTCGCCACCTGGCGCGAGCGCGGCTACCTGCTGGGTGGCGCGGCCCTCGGCACCCTGGCCGTCGGCGGTCTCTTCACCGCCTACCCGTCGCTCTCCTGGAGCCCGTGGGCGGACGCGTACATCTTCGTCGGCACGCTCGTCGCCATGATCGCCCAGGCCCGCGGCATGGTCGAATTCTGGTTCGCCTGGCTGCTCGTCGACCTCGTCGGCGTACCGCTGAACTTCTCCGGCGGCCTTGCCTTCTCCGGTCTCATCTACGTCGTCTACGGCGCGCTCGTCCTGTGGGGCCTGCGCGACTGGTGGCTGCGCTCCCGAGCGAGCGTGAAGCCTGCCCTGGAAGGAGCAGCAGCATGA